A window of Hymenobacter siberiensis genomic DNA:
AAAATCCGCGAAGTCCAAAAAAATCCGCGCTAATCCGTGGTCTATTTGCCGTCTACTTCTTCGTAGTCGACGTCGGTGACGTGGTCGCCGGCCGGCTGGCCCTGGCCGCCATCAGCCTGGCCGTCGCCGCCGGGGAAGCCCCCGCTGGGCTGGCCGCCTTCGGCCCCACCAGCAGCATACATCTCTTGCGAGGCAGCCTGCCAGGCGGTGTTGATGGCCTCCATAGCGGTGTCGATGCGGGCCAAATCTTTCGATTCGTGGGCCGATTTGAGGTCAGCCAGTGCGCCTTCGATGGCGGTTTTGTTGCCACCGCTCAGCTTCTCACCATACTCTTTCAGCTGCTTCTCGGTCTGGAAAATCATCGAGTCGGCCGAGTTCATCTTGCTGATGCGCTCGGTTTCGGCTTTGTCCGACTCAGCGTTTGCGGCGGCTTCATCACGCATGCGCTTGATGTCGTCATCGGTCAGGCCCGAGCTGGCTTCGATGCGGATTTTCTGCTCCTTGCCGGTGCCTTTGTCCTTGGCGGTTACGTTCAGGATGCCGTTGGCATCGATGTCGAAGATTACCTCAATCTGCGGCACGCCACGGGGCGACGGCGGGATGCTGTCGAGGTGGAACTTGCCGATGGTGCGGTTCTGGTTGGCCAGCGGCCGCTCGCCCTGCAGTACGTGGATTTCCACGGAAGGCTGGTTGTCCGAAGCCGTCGAGAAGGTTTCTGATTTCTTGGTCGGGATGGTCGTATTCGACTCGATGAGCTTGGTCATCACGCCGCCCATCGTTTCAATGCCCAGCGAAAGGGGAGTCACGTCGAGCAGGAGCACGTCCTTCACTTCGCCGGTCAGTACACCGCCCTGGATGGCGGCACCGATGGCTACTACTTCGTCGGGGTTCACACCTTTCGAAGGCTTCTTGCCGAAGAACTTTTCCACTTCCTCCTGGATGCGGGGAATACGGGTCGAACCACCCACGAGGATAACCTCGTCAATGTCCGAAGTGCTCAGGCCGGCGTCGGAGAGGGCTTTTTTCACCGGGTCCATCGAGCGGCGCACGAGTTCGTCGGCGAGCTGCTCAAATTTAGCGCGGCTCAGCTTCACCACCAGGTGCTTGGGGCCCGAGGCCGTAGCGGTGATGTAGGGCAGGTTGATTTCGGTTTCGGTCGAGCTGGAGAGCTCTACTTTGGCTTTCTCGGCAGCTTCCTTGAGGCGCTGGAGGGCCATGGGGTCGTTGCGCAGGTCGAGGCCTTCGTTGTCCGACTTAAACTGGTCGGCCAGGAAGTTGATGATGACCTGGTCGAAGTCGTCGCCGCCGAGGTGGGTGTCACCGTTGGTGCTCAGTACTTCAAACACGCCATCACCAAGCTCCAGAATGGATATATCGAACGTGCCACCACCGAGGTCGTACACGGCAATTTTCTGGTCTTTGTGCTTCTTGTCGAGGCCGTAGGCCAAAGCGGCGGCGGTGGGCTCGTTGATGATGCGCTTCACGTCGAGGCCGGCAATGGCACCGGCTTCTTTGGTGGCCTGACGCTGGGCGTCGTTGAAGTAAGCGGGCACCGTGATAACGGCTTCGGTTACGGGCTGGCCGAGGTAATCCTCAGCGGTTTGCTTCATTTTCTGGAGCACCATGGCCGAGATTTCCTGCGGCGTATAGTTGCGGTCGCCAATTTTCACGGCTACGGTGCTGTTGGCACCGGCTCCCAACGCGTAGGAAACGAGCTTCTGTTCGGCGGACACCTCGCTGAAGTTGCGGCCCATGAAGCGCTTGATGCTGGAGATGGTGTTCTGGGGGTTGGTCACGGCCTGGCGCTTGGCCGGGTCGCCCACTTTGCGCTCGC
This region includes:
- the dnaK gene encoding molecular chaperone DnaK, with protein sequence MGKIIGIDLGTTNSCVAVMEGNEPVVIPNSEGRRTTPSIVAFLDGGKGERKVGDPAKRQAVTNPQNTISSIKRFMGRNFSEVSAEQKLVSYALGAGANSTVAVKIGDRNYTPQEISAMVLQKMKQTAEDYLGQPVTEAVITVPAYFNDAQRQATKEAGAIAGLDVKRIINEPTAAALAYGLDKKHKDQKIAVYDLGGGTFDISILELGDGVFEVLSTNGDTHLGGDDFDQVIINFLADQFKSDNEGLDLRNDPMALQRLKEAAEKAKVELSSSTETEINLPYITATASGPKHLVVKLSRAKFEQLADELVRRSMDPVKKALSDAGLSTSDIDEVILVGGSTRIPRIQEEVEKFFGKKPSKGVNPDEVVAIGAAIQGGVLTGEVKDVLLLDVTPLSLGIETMGGVMTKLIESNTTIPTKKSETFSTASDNQPSVEIHVLQGERPLANQNRTIGKFHLDSIPPSPRGVPQIEVIFDIDANGILNVTAKDKGTGKEQKIRIEASSGLTDDDIKRMRDEAAANAESDKAETERISKMNSADSMIFQTEKQLKEYGEKLSGGNKTAIEGALADLKSAHESKDLARIDTAMEAINTAWQAASQEMYAAGGAEGGQPSGGFPGGDGQADGGQGQPAGDHVTDVDYEEVDGK